GCAGAGAAAGGCAATGTAAGCTGGTACTATGACCCATTACCTACAAATTGCGTTGCCGACTGGGTCTGCCCTGGCGGCACAGGTTCAGGGTATCCTGACTTCGCTTATTGCCCAGGTCCAGAGCACGGTTATAATAATCTCGCCGTTTTCTATCAAGCTTGCTCTTTTGATTGCCTCTTCTGCCAGAATTGGCACTACCGATCAGCAGCAATAAAGCAAGACTGGGTTAGCCCCTTGGAACTAGCTGGTGCAGTTGACGACCGAACCTCCTGCATCTGCTATTTTGGTGGCGACTCAACACCCCAATTACCCCATGCCCTACGTGCTTCACGTCTGGCATTAGATAGAAATAAAGGGCGCATCCTCCGCATTTGCTGGGAAACCAACGGCTCAATGCATCCAGCTTTACTCAAGCAAGCGGCTAAGCTTTCACTTGATTCCGGCGGATGCATCAAATTTGATCTTAAAGCTTGGGACGAGAAGTTACACATCGCCCTTTGCGGCGTAAGCAACAAGAGAACGTTAGACAACTTCAGCCTTCTCGCCGGCTATGCAAGAAAAAGACCTGAGCCGCCTTTTCTCATAGCCAGTACCTTGCTAATTCCTGGCTATATAGCCGAACAGGAAGTATCCAATATCGCCAAATTTATCGCCTCTTTAGACCCGAATGT
This Chloroflexota bacterium DNA region includes the following protein-coding sequences:
- a CDS encoding radical SAM protein is translated as MLKPSLPPKTAAICNHCDKKSALISKSLGLCADCIHHDFQKVEPTIQEAHQKSRQSFNLPLQPPKTINGVACHLCLNECQLPEGQRSYCGIRIAVSGKLTGATAEKGNVSWYYDPLPTNCVADWVCPGGTGSGYPDFAYCPGPEHGYNNLAVFYQACSFDCLFCQNWHYRSAAIKQDWVSPLELAGAVDDRTSCICYFGGDSTPQLPHALRASRLALDRNKGRILRICWETNGSMHPALLKQAAKLSLDSGGCIKFDLKAWDEKLHIALCGVSNKRTLDNFSLLAGYARKRPEPPFLIASTLLIPGYIAEQEVSNIAKFIASLDPNVPYALLAFHPDFLMTDSPTTSLQHAERCLKAAKEAGLCRVQLGNVHLLRNEYQNGWI